A portion of the Blautia hansenii DSM 20583 genome contains these proteins:
- a CDS encoding DUF1294 domain-containing protein — MIVKNIMMYLVAVNILAFICFGVDKQKAKTHQWRISENTLLGIAVCGGSLGAICGMRLFRHKTKHPKFTIGLPVILLLQAIAAVVAYTVF; from the coding sequence TTGATTGTTAAAAATATTATGATGTACTTAGTCGCTGTCAACATACTGGCATTTATCTGCTTTGGTGTTGACAAACAAAAAGCGAAAACGCATCAATGGAGAATATCAGAAAACACACTTTTAGGTATTGCAGTATGCGGCGGTTCTCTGGGAGCTATCTGTGGTATGCGCCTGTTCCGTCATAAAACGAAACATCCAAAATTTACCATAGGGCTTCCTGTTATACTGCTTTTGCAGGCAATTGCCGCCGTTGTAGCTTACACTGTTTTTTAA
- a CDS encoding asparaginase, with protein MKKKILIITTGGTLACVQNEKGLVPGLSSNDILSYISDITNLYDVDFYELFQLDSANIQPSNWQTMAETIYEKYTSYDGIVIFHGTDTMAYTASALSFMLLNIPIPVVITGSQLSILNPLADAVENCRCAIHMAGSGMPGIFLAFNRKVILGTRASKVRTTSFHAFESINYPYVGEINSRGLDIQRSYIPGPTGSCVLERRLEEKVFLIKLVPGFDGKIFQFLYEQGYRGLIIEAFGMGGIPSLSSEVMNDLRDVIQKGMIVVVKSQCPYEGSNLSLYETGKAALEVGVFEAYDMSTEAVVTKVMWILGKHWERKKIEEMFYKNLAGEINLTSTKE; from the coding sequence ATGAAAAAGAAAATTTTAATTATTACCACCGGCGGCACACTTGCCTGTGTGCAAAATGAAAAAGGACTGGTTCCCGGGCTCTCCAGCAATGATATCTTATCTTATATTTCAGATATCACCAATTTATATGATGTAGATTTTTACGAACTTTTCCAGTTGGACAGTGCGAATATACAACCCTCCAATTGGCAGACTATGGCAGAAACCATTTATGAAAAATATACCTCTTATGATGGAATTGTTATTTTTCATGGTACAGATACTATGGCCTACACAGCTTCTGCCCTGTCTTTTATGCTTTTAAATATTCCAATCCCAGTGGTGATTACCGGCAGCCAGCTTTCTATTTTAAATCCTCTGGCAGATGCCGTAGAAAACTGCCGTTGTGCCATCCACATGGCAGGAAGTGGAATGCCTGGCATTTTCCTTGCCTTTAATCGCAAAGTCATTCTGGGAACAAGAGCTTCCAAGGTACGTACTACCAGTTTTCATGCTTTTGAAAGTATTAACTATCCTTATGTGGGCGAAATCAATTCCCGTGGATTGGACATTCAGCGTTCTTACATTCCCGGACCTACCGGAAGCTGTGTGCTGGAACGTCGTTTAGAGGAAAAAGTTTTCCTTATTAAATTGGTTCCCGGATTTGATGGAAAAATTTTCCAGTTTCTTTATGAACAGGGCTATCGTGGACTGATTATTGAAGCTTTTGGAATGGGTGGAATTCCTTCCCTGTCCTCTGAAGTTATGAATGATTTAAGAGATGTTATCCAAAAAGGAATGATTGTGGTTGTGAAAAGCCAGTGTCCTTATGAAGGAAGCAATCTTTCCCTCTATGAAACAGGAAAAGCTGCTCTGGAAGTGGGTGTCTTTGAAGCTTATGACATGAGCACAGAGGCAGTTGTTACAAAAGTTATGTGGATTTTAGGAAAACACTGGGAAAGAAAAAAGATTGAAGAAATGTTCTACAAAAATCTTGCAGGTGAAATCAATCTGACAAGCACAAAGGAGTAA